In a single window of the Drosophila albomicans strain 15112-1751.03 chromosome 3, ASM965048v2, whole genome shotgun sequence genome:
- the LOC117566651 gene encoding serine protease inhibitor 42Dd-like isoform X2, with protein sequence MALIYKLSQISGHIAKMLLLIQALLQAQDQSSIFSRGLAKFSINVYTKLVADNPNDNIIFSPFSIQTCAAMARLGASGRTAAQLDRGLNLISNNAIEIAESFHNVLAAFEKSSVLRIANKIYIKSGYQLRDEFSSLIFKKFLSGVEPIDFTQNEKAARDINSWVEQRTENRIKDLISPSALDEDTQLVLINAVHFKGTWAHQFRKINTRNENFYLSNDNSIKVPMMKLTESFRYAELDFLDATAVELPYKDSDWSLLILLPNRKTGLPHLERKLRGTQLSQIREKLYLTEVTVKLPKFKSEFKVELKNTFEQLGMSEMFSDKADFSRMITSPEQLKVSKIFHKAVIDVNERGTEAAAATAMIAELARSRIFLQEPKNFYADHPFNYYIINNQSTVLFAGKLLNP encoded by the exons ATGGCGTTGATTTATAAACTTTCGCAAATCAGTG GCCATATTGCAAAAATGCTGCTCCTGATCCAGGCCCTATTACAAGCCCAAGACCAGTCCAGTATATTCTCGCGTGGCTTGGCTAAATTCTCCATCAACGTGTACACCAAGCTTGTAGCAGACAACCCCAATGACAACATCATTTTCTCACCATTCTCAATCCAAACTTGTGCAGCCATGGCGCGCTTGGGAGCCAGCGGCAGAACAGCAGCCCAATTGGATCGCGGTCTAAATCTGATTTCCAATAATGCGATAGAGATTGCCGAGAGTTTCCACAATGTACTAGCAGCATTCGAAAAAAGTAGCGTTCTTCGCATTGCCAACAAAATCTACATCAAGAGTGGCTATCAGCTGAGGGATGAGTTCAGTTCACTAATCTTCAAAAAGTTTCTATCCGGTGTCGAGCCTATAGACTTTACCCAAAATGAAAAGGCTGCACGTGACATTAATTCCTGGGTGGAACAACGAACCGAAAACCGTATAAAAGATCTGATTTCACCAAGTGCTTTGGATGAAGATACGCAATTGGTGTTGATCAATGCAGTACACTTTAAGGGAACCTGGGCCCATCAATTCCGAAAGATTAACAccagaaatgaaaatttctaTTTGAGCAATGACAATAGCATCAAAGTACCCATGATGAAATTGACGGAGAGTTTCAGATATGCGGAACTAGATTTTCTTGATGCCACTGCAGTGGAATTGCCCTACAAAGACTCGGACTGGTCCCTGCTGATTTTGTTGCCTAATAGGAAGACTGGTTTGCCACATCTGGAGAGGAAACTTCGCGGAACTCAACTTTCTCAAATTAGGGAAAAACTCTACTTGACCGAAGTAACTGTGAAACTGCCAAAGTTCAAATCAGAATTCAAGGTGGAGTTGAAAAACACTTTTGAGCAg CTGGGAATGTCCGAAATGTTCTCGGATAAGGCTGATTTTAGTAGAATGATCACAAGTCCGGAGCAGTTAAAAGTGTCGAAAATCTTTCACAAGGCTGTTATCGACGTGAATGAAAGGGGCACTGAGGCAGCTGCAGCCACAG caatGATCGCCGAACTTGCGAGGTCTCGCATATTCCTACAGGAGCCGAAAAATTTCTACGCGGACCATCCATTTAACTACTATATCATCAATAATCAGAGTACTGTGCTTTTTGCTGGAAAGTTACTTAATCCTTAA
- the LOC117566651 gene encoding serine protease inhibitor 42Dd-like isoform X1: MALIYKLSQISGHIAKMLLLIQALLQAQDQSSIFSRGLAKFSINVYTKLVADNPNDNIIFSPFSIQTCAAMARLGASGRTAAQLDRGLNLISNNAIEIAESFHNVLAAFEKSSVLRIANKIYIKSGYQLRDEFSSLIFKKFLSGVEPIDFTQNEKAARDINSWVEQRTENRIKDLISPSALDEDTQLVLINAVHFKGTWAHQFRKINTRNENFYLSNDNSIKVPMMKLTESFRYAELDFLDATAVELPYKDSDWSLLILLPNRKTGLPHLERKLRGTQLSQIREKLYLTEVTVKLPKFKSEFKVELKNTFEQLGMSEMFSDKADFSRMITSPEQLKVSKIFHKAVIDVNERGTEAAAATAMIAELARSRIFLQEPKNFYADHPFNYYIINNQSTVLFAGKLLNP; the protein is encoded by the exons GCCATATTGCAAAAATGCTGCTCCTGATCCAGGCCCTATTACAAGCCCAAGACCAGTCCAGTATATTCTCGCGTGGCTTGGCTAAATTCTCCATCAACGTGTACACCAAGCTTGTAGCAGACAACCCCAATGACAACATCATTTTCTCACCATTCTCAATCCAAACTTGTGCAGCCATGGCGCGCTTGGGAGCCAGCGGCAGAACAGCAGCCCAATTGGATCGCGGTCTAAATCTGATTTCCAATAATGCGATAGAGATTGCCGAGAGTTTCCACAATGTACTAGCAGCATTCGAAAAAAGTAGCGTTCTTCGCATTGCCAACAAAATCTACATCAAGAGTGGCTATCAGCTGAGGGATGAGTTCAGTTCACTAATCTTCAAAAAGTTTCTATCCGGTGTCGAGCCTATAGACTTTACCCAAAATGAAAAGGCTGCACGTGACATTAATTCCTGGGTGGAACAACGAACCGAAAACCGTATAAAAGATCTGATTTCACCAAGTGCTTTGGATGAAGATACGCAATTGGTGTTGATCAATGCAGTACACTTTAAGGGAACCTGGGCCCATCAATTCCGAAAGATTAACAccagaaatgaaaatttctaTTTGAGCAATGACAATAGCATCAAAGTACCCATGATGAAATTGACGGAGAGTTTCAGATATGCGGAACTAGATTTTCTTGATGCCACTGCAGTGGAATTGCCCTACAAAGACTCGGACTGGTCCCTGCTGATTTTGTTGCCTAATAGGAAGACTGGTTTGCCACATCTGGAGAGGAAACTTCGCGGAACTCAACTTTCTCAAATTAGGGAAAAACTCTACTTGACCGAAGTAACTGTGAAACTGCCAAAGTTCAAATCAGAATTCAAGGTGGAGTTGAAAAACACTTTTGAGCAg CTGGGAATGTCCGAAATGTTCTCGGATAAGGCTGATTTTAGTAGAATGATCACAAGTCCGGAGCAGTTAAAAGTGTCGAAAATCTTTCACAAGGCTGTTATCGACGTGAATGAAAGGGGCACTGAGGCAGCTGCAGCCACAG caatGATCGCCGAACTTGCGAGGTCTCGCATATTCCTACAGGAGCCGAAAAATTTCTACGCGGACCATCCATTTAACTACTATATCATCAATAATCAGAGTACTGTGCTTTTTGCTGGAAAGTTACTTAATCCTTAA
- the LOC117566651 gene encoding serine protease inhibitor 42Dd-like isoform X3 yields the protein MALIYKLPQISGHIAKMLLLIQALLQAQDQSSIFSRGLAKFSINVYTKLVADNPNDNIIFSPFSIQTCAAMARLGASGRTAAQLDRGLNLISNNAIEIAESFHNVLAAFEKSSVLRIANKIYIKSGYQLRDEFSSLIFKKFLSGVEPIDFTQNEKAARDINSWVEQRTENRIKDLISPSALDEDTQLVLINAVHFKGTWAHQFRKINTRNENFYLSNDNSIKVPMMKLTESFRYAELDFLDATAVELPYKDSDWSLLILLPNRKTGLPHLERKLRGTQLSQIREKLYLTEVTVKLPKFKSEFKVELKNTFEQLGMSEMFSDKADFSRMITSPEQLKVSKIFHKAVIDVNERGTEAAAATAMIAELARSRIFLQEPKNFYADHPFNYYIINNQSTVLFAGKLLNP from the exons GCCATATTGCAAAAATGCTGCTCCTGATCCAGGCCCTATTACAAGCCCAAGACCAGTCCAGTATATTCTCGCGTGGCTTGGCTAAATTCTCCATCAACGTGTACACCAAGCTTGTAGCAGACAACCCCAATGACAACATCATTTTCTCACCATTCTCAATCCAAACTTGTGCAGCCATGGCGCGCTTGGGAGCCAGCGGCAGAACAGCAGCCCAATTGGATCGCGGTCTAAATCTGATTTCCAATAATGCGATAGAGATTGCCGAGAGTTTCCACAATGTACTAGCAGCATTCGAAAAAAGTAGCGTTCTTCGCATTGCCAACAAAATCTACATCAAGAGTGGCTATCAGCTGAGGGATGAGTTCAGTTCACTAATCTTCAAAAAGTTTCTATCCGGTGTCGAGCCTATAGACTTTACCCAAAATGAAAAGGCTGCACGTGACATTAATTCCTGGGTGGAACAACGAACCGAAAACCGTATAAAAGATCTGATTTCACCAAGTGCTTTGGATGAAGATACGCAATTGGTGTTGATCAATGCAGTACACTTTAAGGGAACCTGGGCCCATCAATTCCGAAAGATTAACAccagaaatgaaaatttctaTTTGAGCAATGACAATAGCATCAAAGTACCCATGATGAAATTGACGGAGAGTTTCAGATATGCGGAACTAGATTTTCTTGATGCCACTGCAGTGGAATTGCCCTACAAAGACTCGGACTGGTCCCTGCTGATTTTGTTGCCTAATAGGAAGACTGGTTTGCCACATCTGGAGAGGAAACTTCGCGGAACTCAACTTTCTCAAATTAGGGAAAAACTCTACTTGACCGAAGTAACTGTGAAACTGCCAAAGTTCAAATCAGAATTCAAGGTGGAGTTGAAAAACACTTTTGAGCAg CTGGGAATGTCCGAAATGTTCTCGGATAAGGCTGATTTTAGTAGAATGATCACAAGTCCGGAGCAGTTAAAAGTGTCGAAAATCTTTCACAAGGCTGTTATCGACGTGAATGAAAGGGGCACTGAGGCAGCTGCAGCCACAG caatGATCGCCGAACTTGCGAGGTCTCGCATATTCCTACAGGAGCCGAAAAATTTCTACGCGGACCATCCATTTAACTACTATATCATCAATAATCAGAGTACTGTGCTTTTTGCTGGAAAGTTACTTAATCCTTAA